The Perca fluviatilis chromosome 17, GENO_Pfluv_1.0, whole genome shotgun sequence region TTGTAGGTTGTGTAGCAGCTGATAATGGGATTGGAAACGTGTTAATGCTATTACTAGACAGTGTGAGTCCCACTTACAGTAGGTGTAtactatatactactatatactTGTATATAGTTTCCCGCCCATCCTCCTCCTTGAGCTTGATTTATGGTCCTGCgaaggctccacgcagagctttcgccgtagcctacgtaagtggcctgaagtttatacttgtgcgttggtgtgtgcgtcgatctcagCAGGGccggcgtgcgtgcgtgtgtgcgtgtgtgtgtgtgtgtgtgtgtgtgtgtgtgtgtgtgtgtgtgtgtgtgtgtgtgtgtgtgtgtgtgtgtgtgtgtgtgtgtgtgtgtgtgtgtgtgtggtagagagagtgacggcgatttaGCTTCAGAGCGAaactgactctagagtcatagtgagagaaacaaagtgtctcccctgtgctttctgatgACGGTGGAAAATCTGTAGcgggaaaagttaaccctctccttgatttgatgttgtttatggagaaggagaaccaggaaatgagtcggggggaaaTGCAGCGCTaccgagcgacgtgcgtcgctgcgacgtgtTGTTAcacgtacgtagccacggcatagattttacgcagaatcataaatcaagctttaaaCTCCTCCTTTTCTTTGTCCACACAAGTGCATTAGAaaaggtaaaacaaaacaaacttgaTAAAACTAATAATGACAATCATAAAAAAAGCTCTAATTTGTGTTGGATGTTGTGACTACATAGTTGTGAGAGATGACACTCACAACTATCTTCCAGTCCGTAATGgtactgtgtgttttcatcgCAGGTGTGCATGTTGTGTTCTGTGGGGTATCACCTATTCGCGTGCCACCGGTCGGAGAAGACTTGCCGTCGCTGGCTGTCGTTGGACTACGCGGGCATCTCTGTTGGCATCCTGGGCTGTTATGTCCCTGGGATCTTCTACGCTTTCTACTGTAACGCTGTAAGTGTGAATAGCCAAGATTTCTTTCTCTCAAAGTGGTGTACTAATAAAGAAACGGAGGCTCCAGCTCTGATTGGACTGTATCTAATCGGCTACTCTCCTGTCTTGCAGTTTTGGCGACAGGTCTACCTGCTGACCGTGCTGTCCCTGATCCTGGCCGTCTTCTGTGCTCAGGTCCACCCTCGTTACCTCAGCAACGACTGGCAACGGATTCGGACGGCGATCTTCTGCTGTGTGGCTGGCATCAGTGTGATTCCTGCCTGTCACTGGGTCTGGCTCAATGGAGGTTTCACCACTGCTGTTGTACAGGTCAGGAAACCGAGTAATATTAGAAAACGAGCAGAGAGCGAGATGCTCACATACTTACGTTTATTACaccttcatatacagtacactagtctgCAGCTTCATTGAGAGTCTAGTGTTCATGTAACAAGTCTCACTCATGAATCCCAGCCCTTTCTTCCACCCCGCTGTATAACGTTTAGTCATGTGAATTCTGGTTTTTCTTGTATGTGCAGCTGTTCCTGCCTCGCGTGCTAGTGATGTACCTGATAGCTGGATCTGCCTTCCTGTTCTATGTCACCAAGATCCCTGAACGATATTTCCCTGGTGAGTCCTTCTCTTCTGTACAGGGTTAGTGGGGAGCTTTGGTGTCAAACCAAGTgagacattttaaatgaaaaagaagaaatcAGTGATTGAGGTTACGTGactatttatttttcagtgttaattgttttttttgttgtgtcagTGAAGAACCCCTAAGTGGTTCCTCTGTCATTAGCTTCTCGTCTGCTGCCGTCTCTGCTGCATCTGTAGTTTGGTCCAAACTCCACTAGAGGTCCTCATATCTGACGTTTACCTTAAACCTCCTGCAGACACGGTCTGACAGATGgaaagagggaaaatatttccaCACTGTATTATGAAGGCAGCACTACCATGAGTGTCAAAATAATGTAACTGTGTAAATACACTGAAAACGTGTCTCGACTACCTCAATTACAGAAAATGTGACTGACTGAGGAGGCCAATGTTTAAGCAAATGCACCACTCTACGTCCAGCATCTGTGACGGCGGGTTCACACTGGATGCAGTAGCACCATGAACGGCAGCTAAGCACTGCCCGCTTAgtgctgcacgatatgaggaaaatatctactTGCGATTTATTTTTGACTGACACTgcaattgcgatatgattcacgatattggaagGAAGGATCATttccattgaaaaatattaaaatgattattgCGAGGACCTGTACCAAAACAAGGATTTCTTTACTTTAGTCTGTAGAATAGGATTTGTAGGGCGGGATGTCTCTATAGCACCATGAtgaccttaaagtgctcatattactGTAAAGTAATTGAGCCCCGTTACACTATTCCTTCACAAGCCCATTTCAGCCAGACATGGACATGCTCATGTTGCATAACATATAACATGTATAtcatcttttatatagaccttagtggtcccctaatactatatctgaagtctctttcccgaaattcagtctagtgccagtcccacaatgagctttccttaggatgtgccatttctgtgtctgtagctattgaggaggagagagagagaggggcaaggtggagggtggggttgtggccttgaccaactgccatgcttcgcttgttCTCTGGTCTTTTTCTGGATATTAAATGTTAGATATCCTcctgaaatatatttttattctcGTACATTGTGAAGAAagtatgataaataaataataaaattaaaacactattcagatcattttttcCTGTCCTCTCCTAGGCCAGCTGAACTACCTGGGCGCCAGCCACCAGGTGTGGCACgtactggtggtggtgatgttTTACTGGTGGCACCAGACGGCTCTAAACATCATGCACTTCAGGCACAGCCAGTCCTGCCCGGCCCAGACCAGCAGCAGCTAAGTTGAACTGATCAAATGTTATGGAAAGGCAATCAGCTGCAGGCTCATAGCTATCATTGTTAGTAGACACCAGTTAAACTCAATAATCTATCATTGTTAATAGACATCAGTTAAACTCAATATGTTAATATTCAAAGATTTCTGAGCAGTGAGCTGCTGGTTAGAAGTCGCTGCCTAAAGGTTTTTCAACCACTAACTACCAGAAGCTCCTGGCTATTAGCAGCTAAGGTGTAAGCCGGTGAGTCTGACGGTAGCTAGTAGCTTTCACTGAGCCCAAGCACTTGGTTACTGTTTGGCTGCAGTCAAAGGCCACTCTATAAGTCTACTGTCTCCAACAGCAGATACGTGGCTTGACTCTACTGTAAATGTTAAATTCTCTTAACCAACATATCAATGCATGAAGCAGGAATTTAAATTGGTTTGTAGAAACAGACTAaggtttggtgtttttaaattGGCGAACATGTTATCTCATGGTCGGTTTAGATTGtgattgtgtttttgtacaAAAGTATTGAAAATATATCCATAAGGATTCTTTCTTTTGAATCAAACAAAAATGATAGCCTGTGTGAACAAAGACTTCTTTGTTTGATCTATCTTTTACTACCAGATTAGATTGTGTGAAATGTCTCGATGAAAGGTGGAAAGCACCGAACAAAAACACGACAACTGGAAATTGTACATGTGGACACTGTGAACTGCCTGTCTCTGGGAGAGAAAAAACCGCCTCAAGCATTTGAAGCTTTTGAACAAATAGTTAAAAAGGTCAATCAACCGATCAATCTGCAATATCTAAGAAAGCAATGTGGAAACCATATCAAGGCTACGGCGCATTGTTTTCTTAGAACTGCttgatttgtgtttttggtGTACGTACTGTTTTCACAAAGCCAGTATGTTAGGGCTGCACTAAGCAAGGTGTCCTATCAGCCTAAATCCCAGAGCAACAGAGGTAATCAAAATGTTGAACAATTACCCCCTTTGCTATAACTGCCGTTAATAGAGTAATGGATTTAATCTTTTCACTAAACAGGATGTGCCATCACAAGGCAAGTGATGAAAACAGGCCTGATTCAACGACTATGGCTAAATCCATTGGTTATCTCCAGCCCACATCAGCGGGCTACTTACTTAAATTTGATGAAACATACAAATAGTCGGACTGAGATTTCCAATGAGGCGAACAATGCTGTGTTTATACAGGGCGAGTTCATCCAAATCACAGCGACAGCATTTTGCTGTGCACATTTGATGTGCTCTGAGATTTATGCCACCACACAGATGCAATGGAGGTGAATGGAATTTCGTTTTTTGGAGCTCACAGCATTGGAAAATGacgttttgtcattttttttaaaaggatacTTTACCGAGTTCCAACAAGCTTTGTATCATACCATCGTGGGTAGTATGTAGTAAATAAACTATGGTAACCTTCCATCAATCTTTCTAACGCTCAGATCTTCATGCTCATCTCCCAGCTCAAAACCGCCGGATTACGCGCGTCGTGTCATCCTGCGACATTTCGCTGGCTCGAGAGCTGTTGCTCGAACTACAGATTTTACTTCCGCATACTGACACAAAAAGAGTATAGAAGCAGATCGAGAGAGAGACGCCCCTCTCACAAtttacaacacaacacaatttagcttactgttttttttaaaaacttaaatACGAGATTTGTTACCAGTTTGTGATCAGCCGTCCGCCATATTGCTTTCTGTGACGTGCTCGCGTTCACAGCGGGAGCATTTGTTGGTCCGGTGCGGCGCGGCGCAGTCTGGTAGTCGGAGGTATTCTACCTTTTGAGCAAAAGGGAATACCACAGCCCCTTCCCTCTGTTCTCTCTGGTCATGTAGCAccatttttaaaaacgtttttttgcGCCATTCTACTGCATAGCAACCCAGTTTTATGAAAAGATCCTCTTCCCAGTGGTGAAATACTTCTTTAAGCTGTCACTGATTGGTCGACGCCTGTGGCTTATAAGCCAGGTGGCTATCCATTATCAGCCATGAGATGTCACCCCTGCAACTGTGTTTTTTGCATGTGTGAAAGATGTTTGTTATTGTCTCTTTGATGCTGTTGTTTAAATGAGGCCAGTGTAAAGTGTTACAGCAACCTGAAAACCTGTTTTTCCCCACAGTACACTTTGggacatattttaatgtttagtgtttatttttacataattcCAGTGATGTTTGTACTTCATTTGCCTTATTATCTTTgagtatatgtactgtatgataCGCACTTACTGTTACAATCGGTTTTGGGTCAAGAAGAGAACATAaaccagaacaaaaaaattattcaaaacTCAGACCGATATCATCTTTGCTGTTACACCACAAGGCCAGTATGGTTTGTTTTTATGTAGTACAATTTAATGTTTAGAACAAGTTATGAATTTCAGTTGCGATCACTTTCTTCTGCCGAGCTGGAAGACGCACTGTACAGGTGCTGAAAGAAGCGACTTCATTTTGCCTTTAagggtgtgtgtttatttgacaTGAACATCTAATTATCATAAACTggcttaatattttttttttaagatgtcatgattgttttatttattgttttgtgttttccttgaATATCATTTGTATGATAAAGCACTGTCGCTGACTTATGAGATGTATAATATTTATTTCAGTGCCTGtgtgaaattatatttttaaacagTTTGAATGAATAAAGAATGCTGGGAAATAAATTGTTGATGAGGCTTTTTCTTAAAAAACAGTTTATAGCTCACAAATACTTTCATTGAGTTTAATGTCTTTTTACCCTAATTGATATTAATCCCATTTTTGCGTCATGTGCTGGTTTCTGTTGTTCACATTATTGAACAAGAGAGGGCAGCATTGATACAAAAGTTGCACGTTTACAAGAAAGGGTTCAAAGAAAATGTGGGTGCACATTTTCAGATTTTTGTATATCCCACTAACGCACACATTCTGTTCACCCATTTCTCTCCGTGTAAGGAAACGTTTGTTGTCCGATTTCACCAATTTAACCATCCATTGTCGTATCTGAATCTTCTCAGTGTTTCACAGTGGAGGGCTTTGTTCAGCCAGTGAAAGTGATTCACTTCAGTCAGCAAAGTGGAAATGACATGCTTGTTAAACACTGGGATGTCCTGATGACAAAGCAGATTATTGGTAAAATCACATGTTCTCAGACGCctgaaatatactgtaaatcCTCCTCTGTCTCACCTTACTATTGTGCACAAAGTCTCTTGGTTGCttcagatttatttaaaaaaactaatccAGCAATTATTTTGTGATGTGATTCCTGCGATGTTGTCATCCATAATGACTTCTGTATATGCTGTGTCATAGTTTTTGTAGGAAATGATACGCAATCACTAAATCGCCTCATGCAGTAATGAATGTTTGTGCAGTTGGTGTCTGATGCTGTAATGATGGAAATCCTCCTGAAAGTACAGTTGGCTTATAGTTGATTTTcactgcgtgtcatcccccatctctctcccacttttcctgtctatccactgtcactcactctgaaataaagggaaaaaaacccagaaaaataatctttaaaatatcTTCTATTGACTTGTAATTGTGTAAACAATTTTTTAAACAGTTTCAGTAAACAGTTTCACTGgttttttattcagttttgtTGCAGCAGTGAGATGAGCCCTAAATGATATGGTAGTTGTGCAAGACTTAACCTTTTCATATATTTaaacttatttaatcattgacaTCTTGGTGCAAACAAATCGCTGACTCTTAGTGTGTTTACtcttaataaataaaagatatacCTGAATGTGTAACTATGGACTATTAAGTAAGCGTGTATCTGTCTTCCTGTTTTTGTGTCATTCAGAACTACTTTGACCATAACAAGACATTCTGTAAGTGTTTGAAAGTATAATATTTGTGTTAGCAAATAATAGCCATGAGTACATTACCTCATGGACTAATGGATAGTTGTGTGGAGCCTGACGCAGCGGCACAGTGTTAACTGTTAAGGCTGCTCAGGTTGCCAACACTATCATCATCATTTTGGGAAACTTTCATTTGGGttagtttttaatttaaaagatgAATTTGACTCCAAAATAAGTgacaatttcttttaaattttaaCATAAATATACTCTTAGCTCCTTTTAGACTTCAGCTAGTGACAAAAAGTGCAActttacatttactttttacatttttgcatCTTCCAGCATATTTGTTGtcaagcttttttttaaaggggcagTGTATCACAATAACTATTAATTCCAGCTGTTGATATTGACGTATGCAGATTATCCATAAGAACCACACCATTATTTCTGAAAAGACAGATTGCTGCTGGGTTTATGTCATTTGAAACTAGTACATTAAAGCTGTGGGCCATAgatccaaaacaatgagctgaaagatgctaaaacactCCATAGAGTCTCCCTTGATATGATAGACATGGTTAATGGCAATAATTCAGACACAAGCTCTTCATTAAAAATGTGTCAGTTTAATTCAAGTATTGAACATTAAGGCAGcgtttgtactgtatataggcGTTGAATGTCAACACTGTCAAAAATGAAAGTCAAACAGACTTCCCCTAAAGCGTGATGTAATCACTATCACGATTCAAGttcaagtgctcatattatgctcattttcagattcattcctaaccctaacatttagaggttatatcagaataggtttacatggtttaattttcaaaaaacaccatatttttgtcgtacttcacattgctgcagctcctcttttcaccctgtgtgttgagctctctgttttagctacagagtgaggcatcacacttctatccaTCTTTGACTACTagtcagtcagaagcagagtatgagggtgtgccacgctagcagctaggcgagcattataacgtgtgttacaaagtgacgcacgtttgtctctgaagtaaaggctggactacagtagagctgtttggagcagttggtgaacagtgttttctgtgggagatggtaagtccctttggggtggactttgggctttttcactttgtaaaccgattacgtgcacaaaaaagatatataaaactataaaggaaagggaaaaagcccaaaagcataatatgagcactttaaaataatgCGTGGAAAAAACGTTTGATGACAAAACAAGattattaaaatacaaaatgataATCTTCTAAATTTACAAATATGAATGTCTACATTTTATCACTGATGaagtagtaaaagtaaaaatacatcCTTTTTGAAGGATTACATACATAGGGTACTTCCTAGACattgttattgttttaattCAAGTTTTGCACTTGGCAGCAACGGGATGAAAGACATAACTATAAACAGTGATTTAATAAGAAAGAGACAAAATCTGCTCTTAGTTTGCAAGTcacaaaacatttgatttaacaAACCGGTGGCAGCGAACCATTTAGATAAAATAAGTGGCATCACCTGCTGCCATCAGTTTTAATATAAATTTCAGAAGCACAAAATGATGACTTGCTTTCATTGAGCAATTTTTTTCTACCAAGAACATATCTAGAACAGATATAGCTGTCATTGTTAGGTGACCAGGAAACAGGGCAGGTATCTTGTAATGAGGCCAGGTTTTGGAGGCAAGGCTCTCTCTGTGTAAGACTAAGATTCGGATTCAGCCTAAGTCTGAGAAAGCACTCAGTCCTCGTGAGTCACGAGACGCTTCTCTTCCTGCCATGCACAAGTGCTTCTTCTTCAAGCCAGGAAGCATTTAACTGGCCttttagaaatgattttgaGGTTGCATGTACATAATAGCTGGCACCACAGGAAATACCACTGATAGTGGCTGAATCCCCATGTCTGAACTCTGGAATCCTGGATAAGAGCCATTATGGACTTTGGCCAAAGGCTTCAAGTGATACAAAAAGTTAAAACTGCTTTTATTGCAATGAGCATTGCTTTTGACAGTGACACAGGTAATAATCAGCAACTTTATAGGAACAAACCTGTTACTTATTGTAGTTATTCTTTGACTATGTCGGGCCTTGTATCTGTCCTGTTGTTACCATTATTGGCTGGCAGCAGGTCATTTTGTGATACTTTGTCTTTTCGTCCTCTGTATTGACACAAAAACCTGGACGGCAGGAGGTCTGGCTGAACCACACTCATTTTTTTGTAAAGCTGTCGCTGAGGAAGGTAATGAAGGAGCATCTTCTACTAACTAAACTTGCAAAACATTCTGTCTCCCTTATTGTTGCTAGAAGAACTGGTATTAAAATACCAGTGTATTTGGAAAAAGTAGTTTTATGATGTAATGGAATTATATCAtataattagattagattagatataATTAGAGCAatcaggggcgtcggactggggggaaaaaggggacccagggccctcatgtgaggagggcccaaaaagatgctagaatgaatagctgtggatgcggggagaggcccatagaaaatgcctttctacagggcccagaattttgggCTACGCCCCTGAGAGCAATCGCTAATGTGACACAATGTTTTGGGGGCATCAGTTTAACAAAATAATTGCACCTTTCTAGTGCACAGATGGCATATTTAATGAAATGGCCCTTTTCCAGCAATAAAATTGCATTAAAAAATTtttatcttgaaaaaaaaatgcttatttAGCAGATCATGTGGTCCGGTTCTTTAAAGGTGCAAAGCATCAAAAATGTACTTGGTGGAATACTCTTCCTTATCGAACATTCTTGGTACTGCCGTGTTTTCTTGGACAAAGCTTCCCAAAAGGCTACCTCAAAGCTACCTAATGCATTATTTGTATAGGTGGCAAGATAGCATACCTAACTTCCCTGTCCTTCTAGCTGCTCTATACCACAGAGTCTTCTGACTTGCTTTCTGTAGATGTACTGTTTGCATGAAGAACTGCAGCGTGAACTGTATGAAACAGCAGGCTGCTCATGTCTTTGTCATTTTCCCCAAAGAATTGTCCCTTCTGCAGGGTATCAATAACTGAGGTGTTACAGTTGGCAAAGAGCATGCTCACCCCTATCTCTTTATATTCCTTGACCAGCCCTTTAAATGTGGCCATGCCTGTCGAGTCTATGAAGGGGATGGCAGAGCAGTCCAAGACCATCGTGTGGAAATCCAGTTCTCTTTGAATGAGTCCAATGACGACCTCTCCGTTGTTTTTATCCCCGTTTGCCTTGGCCTGCTTCGAGGACATCTCTTTGGCCTTCTTCTCTGCCTTTCTTCTCTTAGTCAGCTCCAAGAAAGGTTCAACTCCGACAGCTTTGTAGAGGGATCTGAGGAATGAGTCCTTATTCGCGTAGTACAGGGGAGACTGGAAGCGGAAGACATGAACCCGAGGTGGTGGCATGAGGTTCTTGTACTCGTCCATGTCTTCGTAAAGATCGGTGTCATTGGCTCGGCCCAGGAGAGAAACCTGACGTCAGACATTAGATTGGATGAGATTATGAGATCACTaaaggttattttttttcttttcacttgcTAGAATAATTGCCATTTGCACAGCTTTC contains the following coding sequences:
- the LOC120544943 gene encoding progestin and adipoQ receptor family member 3-like, with the translated sequence MSWYKMLLKMPQKLLRTAHYIELGSYQHWPVLIPQRIRLYTYEQIPLFLKENPYITDGYRAHLPSKLCLRSIFILSNETVNIWSHLLGFLLFFSLGVNDLSSVLPASGANREDYVIYTIGLFCFQVCMLCSVGYHLFACHRSEKTCRRWLSLDYAGISVGILGCYVPGIFYAFYCNAFWRQVYLLTVLSLILAVFCAQVHPRYLSNDWQRIRTAIFCCVAGISVIPACHWVWLNGGFTTAVVQLFLPRVLVMYLIAGSAFLFYVTKIPERYFPGQLNYLGASHQVWHVLVVVMFYWWHQTALNIMHFRHSQSCPAQTSSS